The following are encoded in a window of Gossypium raimondii isolate GPD5lz chromosome 13, ASM2569854v1, whole genome shotgun sequence genomic DNA:
- the LOC105781542 gene encoding uncharacterized protein LOC105781542: MEFDEEIVKFNVYNAISHPSEILSAPELELEPARKARKLDIQELEEIHNDAYKNAHLYKEKTKLFHDKRIAQKHFLVSFNHDGNDLFIVAKVFTHGDIEIESEESRKQFVVNGQWLKPFYENFQSHTVEKIHLEPP, translated from the exons ATGGAGTTTGATGAGGAGATCGTAAAGTTTAATGTCTACAACGCCATTAGCCATCCAAGCGAAATCTTGAGC GCACCAGAGTTGGAGTTAGAACCCGCAAGAAAGGCAAGGAAATTAGACATCCAAGAGTTAGAAGAAATTCACAATGATGCCTACAAGAATGCTCACCTTTATAAAGAGAAGACAAAGTTGTTTCACGATAAGAGAATAGCTCAAAAGCATTTTTTG GTAAGCTTCAATCACGATGGCAATGACCTTTTTATTGTTGCTAAAGTGTTCACACATGGAGATATTGAAATAGAGAGTGAAGAATCTAGAAAGCAGTTCGTAGTTAATGGCCAGTGGTTGAAACcgttttatgagaattttcaatcCCACACGGTTGAGAAAATCCATTTGGAACCACCATAG